TAGTCCCCATCTTCCCCCTTGTGGTGTAACCAAAGAGGTCAGAAGTATTGCCGTTCAAAGTACCTGTAAATTCATGCATAAACCCGTCCTTATCGCTCACAACCCATTTGCAATTCCGAAAAAAACTCCTATCTTAATTTATTATTTCGCCCGACCCTTCTTTTTGAAATAATTGACAGAGAGTGTATTATCTAATCTCAATAAATTAGGTATATGAAAAAACTTTCCACTTTTATAGGCCTGCTGGCCGCTATCTTTTCGTTAAAAGAAGCGCTGAGTAAAGACGAGCATGTACAATCTGTCGTCAACTGGCTGTACAATGCCAGTACCAAACAGGCGCCGGCATTGCACAGCCTCGAACTGCAATTTATCAGCATTTTCACCGCCTTCGCTAAAACAACCCCATCCGCATGGTACACCTGGATAGTGGTATGCCTGGTCATAAGCGTGCTCATATTCCTCATCCTGGTCATCGGGTCGTGGATCAGCTGGGGTAGCCTGGACCGTGACGACGTCAGCGATGCCGTCATCCCGGCTGCAGGCATCTGCATCGGCGTGTTCCTGCTCAAGGTTGTCTGGTTGTTTTTCGCCCACGGCACCCTGCTATGGATACTTATCGGCGTCGCGCTATTGGTGCTATTGATATGGGGAGTAATAGAACTATTTGCCTTAAGCTGACCGGGCCATTTCCGCTTATTTAGTCCGCGCAAGTTTAAGATGCAGATGGCGTAATGGATCAATTTGTACCATTCTTAGATTCCGGAATGTTTAAGGTCACGAGTGCGCCACGCTTTGGGCAGCGCTGCATACTCGCGCCAGTTGGGGGGATTACACTGCACAGGTTTTAGGCGCGAAGGCCGGTATTCGATGCAATTCTTAACGCGGCAAGTGCTCGAGGCTTTATTATCCGAACAATTATTAAGCTAATTGAGATAGGATGAACTTTATAGGCGCACGTGTGCTACGCGCGTCAGCAGGAGGATACTTATCTTGCGTGAGCCGGAATGAGGTGTTATCATTCGCATGTGACTTTTTCAAATCTTGGATATTCTTTTAAACTTTCTGACTTAAGAATATAACCGATTTCTAATTTTACTTTAGGTTGCCTTAAATAATTCCTGATCTTGATTAAGTTTATTCCGGATTTTGGTTTATAAGCTTGTTCAAATAACGACCATTCAGATATTTCGCTATTGACAATTGTATCTTTATATACGGTCAAGTATATACAAGCGATCTTATCAATAATTTTGTTGTCGAGAAATTCCAATTTAAGATCTACATATTCGGAAAATCTATCTTTAGGACAAGAGAATACAAAATTTGAAGTTGTTCCAGACGTTGTCAACCCTTTCTGATTGAGAAGAATAGATTGAGGGTTTATAATCTCATTATAACTTTCAATATTTCTAATCTCTTCGTTAGTCTTGTTCAAAACCAAACTTGCATTTGAAATTGGAATAGTATTTTTCCCGGTTATATATTGTTGTTTCTTTATTCTAGCTACACTAGCCTTTAATTCGGCTGTATAATTATTTAAACTATCTATCACTCTCTTTTTCCTCGCATTATCTAACATATAATACTGATAATCCAATTTATTATGAGATTTTAAAAGCAAAGCCTCGAAATCCTTTTCTTCCTTATTTAACTCGCTTGTATAGTAAAAGTTAAGATAAAAAACTCCTATCAATACGGCGGCAACGGCCAAAAGAGGTACTCTTTTAACAACGTCAGCCAGCTTACTTTCAGATTTTGAAGCTTTTTTGAAGCTTTTGAAACTTATAAATAATTGCACGACCGTTGTCAGCATTACGGCAATTGAAGCGAGAAAGGTTAAAATCGGCAAACTATTCATTGATCAACATCTTTAGATGTATTTTTACTATTTCTTTTTAATAATGAAGAAAGTGTCCCACTCCAACTTAATCCAGCAAAGATTGATGATTTTAAGTTGGTGGGATCTAATAGAACAAAAGCTAATAACGCGCCAATTACTGGTACTATTATAAGCTCCAATCTATCGTAAAACTTATTTGAATGGTCGGGGAATATTTTTTCTAAAAATGGCTTAGCTCCAGCAAAATCATGTGAATATAAAGAAAGAATATGCCCACACAGTGCGCCAATCCACGTTAAAAAAATCGTATTCGTTACAATATGTGATATCCAGTCACTCATAAAGATGGATAAAGATCACATAGATAAGAGTCTAAAAATAACCTATGCATATACAGTGTCATCTGGTTTGATTAATCGATCTTTGTAATTCCCCTTCAAGGTGGTTTTAAAATCCACCCAATTTATTCTCTTCTTAATGATATATGATAAAGTATCAAATGTATCATCTCCGTCTCTAAATTCTTTTACCATGTTACCTTTTACTATGTCTGAGGTACCTAGTATTCTTATGTCAAATCATTTGTCAAAATTATTATATAACCAATATCGTACAGTAAGCGATTAATCATCTTTGTGAGGTACTACGAAAGCGAGTTTCTTAAAGTCCAGTTTTTACCCAAATCAGTGCATAGTGAACTAATCATATCCATATGCATTATCCGTTTGACCATCTTTTCCAATGCTAGTACCAGAATGTCGCGTATGTCTTATTATAATTATCCCCTATGAATCATCGCTTCATTCAAAGCATCAACTATTCTTTGGATGGACTGTCGGTCCTTTGACCATAAGCTGTCAGTTTCACCTGAATTTGTACTTATACGAACTGTAAACTTGTCTTTAGGCAAGAAAGCGAATAAGGCACCTAAAATCAATACAACTATTCCGGCTGTCCGTGCGTCATTTGAGGACACTGCCAGTATAAGGCCAACAACTAATAAAAAAAATCCAAATCCTCTTTTCGCAAGAATAACTCCAACCTGGACAGACGATATATTCCGCATTGCAAATGTCTTGTTGTCTACGATATATCTCGATTGAGTGACTGTTACGCCTCCGCTTTGAAAAAAAATAGTTTCTTCCATTGTGATACAAGTTGGTCAGTTGTTTAAGGCATTATAAAGATAAGGCCGTTCAGGGAAGCGGTCAACCCGTGAAAACACCCAATTTTCACCAACTGGCTCGATCATACAGGGCACGGCCCGCGGGCGGCTTACTCGTGCCCATCACGTAAAATTTCCACTACCACACAACGCATCTGCCCAAACTATCGTAGCTTTGATAAAACACCATTAATTGTCCCAATCCAACAATCATGATCAGGAAATATCATTTATCGTTTTTAATTGCCGGCTTATTTTTGCTGGCAGCGCGTCCCGGCTTTGCCCAAACTGCCATGCTTAAAAAAGGCGATGCAGCGCCCGCATTTACCGCTAATGCCAGCCTGGCCGGCAGCGAATTCCAGTTTTCGTTAAAAAAGGCCCTTGCCAAAGGTTCCGTTGTGGTTTATTTCTATCCTTCGGCCTACACTGGTGGCTGCGATGCCGAGGCACATGCCTTTGCCGAAGACAAGGATAAATTTACCGCCGCCGGGGCCACCATCATCGGCGTATCAGCCGACGATATACAGCGGCTGAACAAATTTTCGTCCGACCCGGCGTACTGTGCAGGTAAGTTCCCGGTAGCTTCCGACGCCGACGGCAAAATTGCGGCATCCTACGGCCTCACCATGGCGGCCGGCCGTACCGGCATTAAAGATGCCCTGGGCCAGGACCTTACCCACGGTTTCATCCCCCGCACCACCTATGTCATCGGTAAAAACGGTAAGATCATAGCGGTATTCTCATCCGAAACCGACCATATCTCGCCCACCGACCATGTCGAAAAGTCGCTGGCGATCGTAAAGGGGTTGTAATTTAATTTTTATTACGCTGAGCCTGCCTGCGGCTGGCTCAGCGTGACAAAAGGCGGATAACGTCCATAATAAAAACAATACATAGCCAGATCAAAAGTTTCTCAAAAACACTTAAATTTGTATATGGAAACATTGATTGTACACCCCAGGAGCAAAGAGCAGTTAGCTGCGTTAAAAGGAATTATGAAGGCTTTTAAAGTCGACTTCACGACCGAAAAAAGTACAGAGGGCCCATATAATGCTGAGTTTGTTGCAAAAATTAAGCAAAGCGAAGAGGACATAAAAGCAGGGAGAACGTCAAAAATTGAACCTGCTGATATATGGAACTTATAATAACCGATACGGCAAAAGACGATATCAGGTTCTTTCTAAAAAGCGGGTAATCCAATCTTGTCAAAAAGATCGAAAAACTCCTCAACTCTATCAAAGAGACACCCTTTACCGGCATAGGTAAACCAGAGCCATTAAAGCACGGGTACGCAGGCAAATGGTCAAGGGGATCAGTTCTGAACATCGTATCATTTACGAAGTTAGAAATACTACCATTTTTATTTTATCTGCAAAGGGGCATTACACCAAATAAACCGTAAAACACCAAAACGTCCTGCTCAATCCCTCGCGTCATCCTGAACCTGCCTGCCGGCAGGCGGGCTTGTTTCAGGATCTCTCAGGGGTCTTAAAACCCAAAAATTAAATGGGGAACTCCGTTCGGGTTAGAATCATGGTGCAAGTAACATTCCTGATGTTATTGCCGGACAGAGTCCTTCTTTTCATGCATAGATTTAAGTCGCCCTTCGGAAGACTTAAACCAGTAGGGGGTCCTTCTTTTCATGCATAGATTTAAGTCGCCCTTCGGAAGACGTAAACCAGTGCATGGGCCTACCGGCAGGCAGGTTCAGCATGACAGTTTGAAAGGAGAGTAAAACAAAAAGCCCCGACTTTCGTCGGGGCCTGTTTATCTTATGTATAGACGCATAATTATGCGTCTATACAATTATTCGCCTTTTTCAGCTTGCTCCTCGTTATCGGCAGCTTCTTCGGCAGATGGGGTTTCAGCAGCAGGAGCTTCCTCAACCTCAGCAGCAGCTTCAACTACAGGTGCTTCGGCCTCTGGCTCTTCCACCACTACTGCTTCTTCAACAGCAGGGGCTTCAGCTTTAGGTGCAGCAGCTTTAGCGCCTCCTTTGCCCGAACCACCACGGCGGCGGGTTGATTTCTTGGCTACAGCGGCACCATCCTTAGTGTAAACGGTGTTGTAGTCTACCAGTTCTATCATGGCCATTTCGGCGTTATCGCCCAAACGGTTTTCCATTTTGATGATGCGGGTATAACCTCCGGGGCGGTTTGCAATTTTTTCAGCAATATCGCGGAACAGGATGCTTACCGAATCTTTATCCTGCAGGTAGCTGAATACGGTACGGCGCGAATGCGTGGTATCGCTTTTAGCTTTGGTGAGGATAGGCTCGACATAGACGCGCAGCGCTTTTGCTTTTGCCAGTGTAGTTGTGATGCGCTTATGCTGGATAAGCGACGAAGCCATGTTCGCCAGCATCGCCTTGCGGTGACTGTCGGTGCGGCCTAAGTGATTTACTTTTTTTCCGTGTCTCATTGTTTTGTTTGTTGTGGCACGTGCATACCGTCGGGCGGCGTTGCCGTCAAGCCCTCGGAATTACGCGGTTGTTAGATTTGAGATATGAGACGTGAGATATGAGATTTATCTCGTGTCTTTTCCCAAACCCTGTTATTTGTTGTTTATTATTTGACTTGAGGTTTAGATATAAGATTCAGGATGTCTGTCTCAAATCTCATATCTCAAATCTCACGTCTAATTACTCTTCGTCCAATTTATACTTGGCCAGGTTCATTCCAAAAGATAAGCCTTTTGATTTAACCAGGTCCTGTATTTCTGTTAATGATTTCTTACCAAAGTTGCGGAACTTCAACATGTCTGCAACGTCGTAAGACACCAGGTCGGCCAGGCTGCGTATGTCGGCAGCTTTCAGGCAGTTCAGTGCGCGCACCGAAAGGTCAAGGTCAACCAGTTCAGTTTTCAGGATCTTGCGCATGTGCAGTATCTCTTCGTCAACTTCCTTGGTCTCTTCTTTAGCCTGTGCCTCCAGCATCATGTTCTCATCGCTGAACAGCATAAAGTGCTGGATCAATATCTTGGCAGCTTCCTTTAATGCATCTTCAGGATGGATAGAGCCGTCGGTAGCAATATCCAGAACTAATTTTTCATAGTCTGTCTTTTGCTCCACACGATAGTTCTCGATGGTGTATTTTACGTTCTTTATCGGGGTGTAGATAGAGTCGATAGCGATAACGCCAACGTTAGCGTCGGGGTTTTTGTTTTCCTCGCTCGGAATATAACCGCGGCCCTTATTGATGGTCAGTTCGATCTCCAGGGTTACCGCAGTATCCATGTTGCAGATCACCAGGTCGGGGTTCAGAACGGTAAAGTTATTCGAGAACTTGGTAATGTCGCCGGCTTTGAAAGCATCCTGACCGTTTACGATCACAAATACTTTTTCAGTATCGCCCGAGTCACCCGATTTTTTCAAACGCACCTGTTTCAGGTTCAGAATGATCTCGGTAACGTCCTCAACAACACCCTTGATGGTCGAAAACTCATGCGTTACGCCCGAAAAACGAACAGACGTAATTGCAAAGCCTTCCAAAGATGAAAGTAAGATACGACGTAAAGCATTACCAATGGTTACACCGAAACCGGGCTCAAGGGGACGAAACTCAAATGTACCCTCGAAATCCGTTGATTTCTGCATGATAACCTTGTCTGGTTTTTGAAATGCTAAAATTGCCATTTATATCCTTTGTTAATTGTTTACTTGATTAGATCTGAGAGGTGAGATCTGAGATGTGAGATTTTTTCTGCTTATCTCTTTTCTTACTTTCAAAATCTTATAATTTACTTCTATATAAAATCAGATGTGAGATTTGAGTTTGTCTCATATCTCACATCTAAAATCTCATATCTTATTTAGAGTACAACTCGACGATAAGGTTTTCCTTGATATTCTCAGGTATCTCGTCGCGGTTTGGATAGCTCAGGAATTTGCCTGTTAAATTGGCAGCATCCCACTCAAGCCAGCTGTATTTATTGATCTTTCTGCCTGCAACCGAGTTGCTGATGGCTTCCAGTGATTTTGATTTTTCGCGTACCGATACTACGTCGCCGGCTTTCAGGCTGTATGAAGCAATGTTCACTACCTGGCCGTTTACGTTGATGTGCTTGTGGCCCACCAGCTGGCGTGCTGCCGAACGGGTTGGCGCAATGCCTAAACGGTAAACTGCGTTATCCAAACGTGCCTCTAACAGTTTCAGCAGGTTCTCGCCGGTGATGCCTTCTTTAGCAGAAGCGCGGTGAAACAGGTTCTCGAACTGGCGTTCCAACACACCATAGGTGTATTTAACTTTCTGTTTTTCCTGCAACTGTACAGAGTACTCGGATTGTTTGCCCCTGCGTTTTGAAACGCCGTGCATACCCGGAGGGTAATTTTTTCTTTCTAACGCTTTATCCGGGCCGAAGATGGGCTCGCGGAACTTACGCGCAATTTTGGATTTTGGTCCTGTGTATCTAGCCATTTTGTTGGTTTTTAAAGTATCAACCGGCCCGCAGCCGGCGACTCTTAGCTTTAAAAAATTATATTAATTAAACTCTTCTGCGTTTTGAAGGACGACAGCCGTTATGCGGCAGCGGGGTGATATCCTTAATAGTAGTTACCTCGATACCGGTGGTTTGCAAAGTACGGATAGCCGACTCGCGACCTGCACCGGGGCCCTTTACAAATACCTCAACCTTACGCAGGCCCAGGTCATAAGCAACTTTACCGCAATCGGCAGCAGCTTGTCCTGCAGCATACGGGGTGTTCTTCTTCGATCCTTTGAAACCCATTTTACCTGCCGACGACCACGAAATAGCCTGCCCGCTTTTGTTGGTAAGGGTTACAATGATATTGTTAAAGGTAGCGTTGATATGCGCTTCGCCAACAGGCTCAACAACAACTATACGCTTTTTGGTAACTTTTTTAGTTTTAGCCATCTTTTTTTGAGGTTTGAGATATGAGATTTGAGATGTGAGATTTAATATCTCATTTCAAATACATCAGTATCCTTTTTATCTTTCTATTTTAACAGAGATGGCAAACCTGATATGATTCTCATATCTCAAATCTAACATCTCAAATCTATTTACTATTTAGTAGCTTTTTTCTTGTTAGCAACTGTCTTACGTTTTCCTTTACGGGTACGCGAGTTGTTTTTGGTACGCTGGCCACGCAAAGGCAAACCTTTACGGTGACGTGTACCGCGGTAGCATCCTATATCCATTAAGCGCTTGATGTTAAGCTGCACTTCCGAACGGAGGGCGCCTTCCACCTTGATCTGGTCGTTGATAATTGTACGGATAGCAGTAAGCTGCTCATCGGTCCAGTCTTGTACTTTAGTATTCAGATCCACACCCGCCTGATTCAGAATGTTCTGCGCGGTTGAGCGGCCGATACCATAAATGTAAGTAAGTCCGATCTCTCCTCTTTTGTTCTTTGGTAAATCAATACCTGAAATCCTTGCCATATTTTTCTTTTTGTTTTAAGTAATCGACCGAACGGCGGCTACCGTTGTACGAATCGATACAATATTTTAATTATCGATTTATTGAATTGTTGAATTAGTGATTACTTAACTTCTGATCCGGTAAATCAATAATTCTATAATTCAATAACTATTCTTATCCCTGGCGCTGTTTGAACTTTGGGTTCTTTTTGTTGATCACATAAAGTTTCCCGTTACGACGGATGATCTTGCAATCAGCACTGCGCTTTTTAATGGATGCTCTAACTTTCATCGCTTTATTATTTATATCTATAGGTTATTCTACCCTTTGTTAAATCGTACGGGCTCATCTCCAGTTTCACCCTGTCGCCAGGCAGAATTTTGATGTAGTGCATACGCATTTTACCGGATATGTGTGCAATAATCTCATGGCCATTCTCCAGTTCAACCCGAAACATTGCGTTCGACAATGCCTCCCGAATTGTTCCGTCCTGTTCAATCGAAGATTGTTTAGCCATATTTTCTTTTTAGATTTGAGATATGAGAACTGAGATTTGAGACTTTTTGTCCCCCCTTAACTCTATTCCTCTATCCGTTTTTTTAAAGTCTTTCCGTTAAAATGTCGATTTGATAAATGAAACCTCACATCTCAAATCTCACATCTATTGTCTTTTATACTTTATTATCCGCTTTAAAACCGGGATGCAAAATTAAGTATTTTTTTTCTAAATATTAACTTTTTCTTTCAAAACTTCATCAACGTATGAAAAACTTGAAAGGATGTCTGCTTTCCCTTTATTTACTGCCACGGTGTGCTCGTAATGGCACGATGGCTTTTTGTCTGATGTTGATACGGTCCACCCGTCGTTCCAGAACTTAACACCTGCCCGGCCCGCATTGATCATCGGCTCGATAGCGATAACCATACCTTCTTCCAGCTTAATGCCCGATCCGCGTTTGCCGTAGTTGGGCACTTCCGGTTTTTCGTGCAGGTGTGTTCCTACGCCGTGGCCCACCAGTTCCTTTACAACCCCAAAACCATTCTTCTCCGCATGTTCCTGAACGGCGTAACCTATATCGCCAACGCGCATACCGGCTACTGCTTTTTCAATACCCAGGTAAAGACACTCTTTGGTAACCCGCATCAGTTTTTTTACGGTCTCATCAACTTCGCCTATGGCAAAGGTGTAAGCCGAGTCGCCATAATACTTATTCATCAATACGCCGCAATCAACCGATACCAGGTCGCCTTCAACCAGCTCATGCTGGCCGGGGAAACCGTGTACCACCTGGTCGTTCAGCGATATACAAAGCGAGTAAGGGAAACCGCCATAATTTAAAAATGCCGGCACTCCCCCGTTATCACGGATGAAAGTCTCGGCAAGTTTGTTTAATTCTATAGTTTTTATTCCGGGGCGTATAACTTTGGCTATCTCCCCAAGGGTTTTGGCAACAAGTAAAGAACTTTCTCTTATCAGTTCTATCTCTTCGACAGACTTATAATTGATCTTTGACATGTTATTAAATTAGATGACCGGCGGCGTTGTACCTGCCGAAGTAGGCGTAGCCGTCCGTCCGGTGATACGTCCTGTTTTCATCAGGCCGTCATAATGCCTCATCAGCAAGTGGCTTTCTATCTGCTGCAAAGTATCCAGCACAACACCTACAAGGATGATGAGCGATGTACCGCCAAAGTACCTTGAGAAAATAGGCTGCACACCAATTGCCGAAGCAAAAGCAGGTATGATTGCGATGAAGGCAAGGAAAATAGATCCCGGCAACGTGATCCTCGAAATAATACCGTCGATAAATTCAGACGTCGTCCTTCCCGGTTTTACTCCCGGGATAAAGCCGCCGTTCTTTTTCATATCGTCAGCCATTTGGTTCGGGTTGATCGTGATGGCCGTATAGAAATACGTAAACACAATGATCAATATCGCAAACAGCAGGTTGTGTGCCCACGAGGTGTAATTAGCCATCGACATAACGATGGGATTAGTTGACACAGATGGGAACAGCTGAGGTATATACGCCGGGATAAACATCAGTGCCTGGGCAAAGATGATAGGCATTACACCGGCAGCATTAACCTTTAAAGGGATATACTGGCGCACGCCGCCATATTGCTTGTTACCCACGATACGTTTGGCATATTGCACACCAACTTTTCTTGTACCCTGCACAATAAGTATGGTAAGCATTACCACGCCTATCAGAGCGATAAGTTCCACAATGAATGTGATCAAACCGCCTTTACCGCCGGTACGTACGCTGAACTCCGTCAGGAACGCGCCTGGTAGCTGTGCAATGATACCCACCATGATGATGAGCGAAATACCGTTTCCTATACCTTTGTCGGTTATCTTCTCACCCAGCCACATCACGAATAATGTGCCCGCGGTCAATATAACTACCGACATCAGGTTAAATGTAAATGCGTTTATCTCGGGGCTTATCTGGTTAGGCTGCAGCTGCGATTTTACATAACCAACGGCCTGTAAAGCGGTGATACCGATAGTAAGGTAACGGGTCCATTGGTTAAGTTTGTTACGGCCGCTTTCACCCTCTTTTTGCAATTTGGTGAAGTATGGCACCGCAATGCCCAGCAATTGCACCACGATAGATGCCGAAATATAAGGCATCACACCCAGCGCAAAAATAGATGCATGGGAGAACGCGCCGCCCGCAAACATATTCAGCAGGCCCACGAGGCCTTCCTTGCCCTGCGAGTTGCTCAGGCTCGAATAGATCACACCTGGTAAAACCACATATGTTCCTATACGATATATTAAAAGAAATAAGAGTGTGTTAATAATACGCACTCT
Above is a window of Mucilaginibacter ginsenosidivorans DNA encoding:
- a CDS encoding DUF6232 family protein, producing the protein MEETIFFQSGGVTVTQSRYIVDNKTFAMRNISSVQVGVILAKRGFGFFLLVVGLILAVSSNDARTAGIVVLILGALFAFLPKDKFTVRISTNSGETDSLWSKDRQSIQRIVDALNEAMIHRG
- a CDS encoding peroxiredoxin — protein: MIRKYHLSFLIAGLFLLAARPGFAQTAMLKKGDAAPAFTANASLAGSEFQFSLKKALAKGSVVVYFYPSAYTGGCDAEAHAFAEDKDKFTAAGATIIGVSADDIQRLNKFSSDPAYCAGKFPVASDADGKIAASYGLTMAAGRTGIKDALGQDLTHGFIPRTTYVIGKNGKIIAVFSSETDHISPTDHVEKSLAIVKGL
- a CDS encoding DUF2683 family protein; amino-acid sequence: METLIVHPRSKEQLAALKGIMKAFKVDFTTEKSTEGPYNAEFVAKIKQSEEDIKAGRTSKIEPADIWNL
- a CDS encoding type II toxin-antitoxin system YoeB family toxin — translated: MEKLLNSIKETPFTGIGKPEPLKHGYAGKWSRGSVLNIVSFTKLEILPFLFYLQRGITPNKP
- the rplQ gene encoding 50S ribosomal protein L17, with amino-acid sequence MRHGKKVNHLGRTDSHRKAMLANMASSLIQHKRITTTLAKAKALRVYVEPILTKAKSDTTHSRRTVFSYLQDKDSVSILFRDIAEKIANRPGGYTRIIKMENRLGDNAEMAMIELVDYNTVYTKDGAAVAKKSTRRRGGSGKGGAKAAAPKAEAPAVEEAVVVEEPEAEAPVVEAAAEVEEAPAAETPSAEEAADNEEQAEKGE
- a CDS encoding DNA-directed RNA polymerase subunit alpha, with translation MAILAFQKPDKVIMQKSTDFEGTFEFRPLEPGFGVTIGNALRRILLSSLEGFAITSVRFSGVTHEFSTIKGVVEDVTEIILNLKQVRLKKSGDSGDTEKVFVIVNGQDAFKAGDITKFSNNFTVLNPDLVICNMDTAVTLEIELTINKGRGYIPSEENKNPDANVGVIAIDSIYTPIKNVKYTIENYRVEQKTDYEKLVLDIATDGSIHPEDALKEAAKILIQHFMLFSDENMMLEAQAKEETKEVDEEILHMRKILKTELVDLDLSVRALNCLKAADIRSLADLVSYDVADMLKFRNFGKKSLTEIQDLVKSKGLSFGMNLAKYKLDEE
- the rpsD gene encoding 30S ribosomal protein S4, with translation MARYTGPKSKIARKFREPIFGPDKALERKNYPPGMHGVSKRRGKQSEYSVQLQEKQKVKYTYGVLERQFENLFHRASAKEGITGENLLKLLEARLDNAVYRLGIAPTRSAARQLVGHKHINVNGQVVNIASYSLKAGDVVSVREKSKSLEAISNSVAGRKINKYSWLEWDAANLTGKFLSYPNRDEIPENIKENLIVELYSK
- the rpsK gene encoding 30S ribosomal protein S11, which translates into the protein MAKTKKVTKKRIVVVEPVGEAHINATFNNIIVTLTNKSGQAISWSSAGKMGFKGSKKNTPYAAGQAAADCGKVAYDLGLRKVEVFVKGPGAGRESAIRTLQTTGIEVTTIKDITPLPHNGCRPSKRRRV
- the rpsM gene encoding 30S ribosomal protein S13, producing MARISGIDLPKNKRGEIGLTYIYGIGRSTAQNILNQAGVDLNTKVQDWTDEQLTAIRTIINDQIKVEGALRSEVQLNIKRLMDIGCYRGTRHRKGLPLRGQRTKNNSRTRKGKRKTVANKKKATK
- the ykgO gene encoding type B 50S ribosomal protein L36, with protein sequence MKVRASIKKRSADCKIIRRNGKLYVINKKNPKFKQRQG
- the infA gene encoding translation initiation factor IF-1, giving the protein MAKQSSIEQDGTIREALSNAMFRVELENGHEIIAHISGKMRMHYIKILPGDRVKLEMSPYDLTKGRITYRYK
- the map gene encoding type I methionyl aminopeptidase is translated as MSKINYKSVEEIELIRESSLLVAKTLGEIAKVIRPGIKTIELNKLAETFIRDNGGVPAFLNYGGFPYSLCISLNDQVVHGFPGQHELVEGDLVSVDCGVLMNKYYGDSAYTFAIGEVDETVKKLMRVTKECLYLGIEKAVAGMRVGDIGYAVQEHAEKNGFGVVKELVGHGVGTHLHEKPEVPNYGKRGSGIKLEEGMVIAIEPMINAGRAGVKFWNDGWTVSTSDKKPSCHYEHTVAVNKGKADILSSFSYVDEVLKEKVNI
- the secY gene encoding preprotein translocase subunit SecY, which produces MRKLFTTLSNIWKIEDLRVRIINTLLFLLIYRIGTYVVLPGVIYSSLSNSQGKEGLVGLLNMFAGGAFSHASIFALGVMPYISASIVVQLLGIAVPYFTKLQKEGESGRNKLNQWTRYLTIGITALQAVGYVKSQLQPNQISPEINAFTFNLMSVVILTAGTLFVMWLGEKITDKGIGNGISLIIMVGIIAQLPGAFLTEFSVRTGGKGGLITFIVELIALIGVVMLTILIVQGTRKVGVQYAKRIVGNKQYGGVRQYIPLKVNAAGVMPIIFAQALMFIPAYIPQLFPSVSTNPIVMSMANYTSWAHNLLFAILIIVFTYFYTAITINPNQMADDMKKNGGFIPGVKPGRTTSEFIDGIISRITLPGSIFLAFIAIIPAFASAIGVQPIFSRYFGGTSLIILVGVVLDTLQQIESHLLMRHYDGLMKTGRITGRTATPTSAGTTPPVI